The Neochlamydia sp. S13 genome has a segment encoding these proteins:
- the yidC gene encoding membrane protein insertase YidC: protein MDKRTALFVLCLALTLFGVNWYFEGKNQENLKEWTAQQKAKALQIEQQLDKEISQKTENPSNLPLINLYADENATNFLTTGVEINNVVMALAWDEHLPQIAYSRKLLEDSKPRAFKLLFKEGSIEQPVIYAAENGIKLQVSELPDFGSFDLQIVEANGKINPKMAAPKIIWGEYKDGQLSIPLVKLALLKQKEQDYENQIRNYLPSNAIALLNTASGYLPVGIYEQENGSLKLMNEFMGTENIISMPKAKRASPSLQKAEEKFFVLENAYQQLVFSNHGGSIVEINLPFQSAKNPASVVKEIEYDRDMVKNHPSNAHFPAHAYYTPDRALHQKGSLGGYYPLLRRDLVIKGQKKPTRLPPRFYATNIVSEYPEFAELIYEVKKFDSHTIVFEASQSHRKITKTYTLRNDEQTAPYTFDLTIEIKGDSRGLWLTSGVPEVEWISGSPAPALKYRITRNHKSSVENIDLPKDAFTVSSVYVDWIVDSNGFFGIILDPLSKIDAGYRVQQVPGTIAPSRLVQLDQQYNRFKAANMPGYMSLLPLASDGGSMNFRIFSGPFADSILKKVDAMYSDSTTGYNPDYIASQTFHGWFAFISEPFAKFLFILMKFFYRLTSSWAFSIILLTIALRLMMYPLNAWSTKSMLRMQQIAPEVTAIQEKYKKDPKKAQLEIMSLYRERGVNPISGCFPLLIQMPFLIGMFDLLKSTFELRGASFIPGWIDNLTAPDVLFSWNTPLFFIGNQFHLLPILLGGVMFIQQRYMTTGPKDPSQMTEQQRQQRSMSTIMTGVFAVMFYNFPSGLNLYWLSSMLLGILQQWWTSRQLQKKALRPQVIEVGQKIVKK, encoded by the coding sequence ATGGATAAGCGAACCGCGCTATTTGTTTTGTGTCTAGCCTTGACCTTATTTGGTGTTAATTGGTACTTCGAGGGAAAAAATCAAGAAAACCTAAAGGAATGGACAGCCCAGCAAAAAGCTAAAGCTCTACAGATCGAGCAACAGTTAGATAAAGAGATTAGCCAGAAGACTGAAAATCCTAGCAACCTCCCCTTAATTAATTTGTATGCTGATGAGAACGCCACAAATTTTCTCACTACGGGTGTGGAGATTAATAATGTGGTGATGGCCCTTGCATGGGACGAACACCTTCCTCAAATTGCGTATAGCAGAAAACTTCTAGAAGATAGCAAGCCACGCGCATTTAAACTTCTTTTTAAAGAAGGCTCTATCGAACAGCCTGTAATTTATGCAGCAGAAAATGGAATTAAATTGCAAGTAAGCGAGCTTCCGGATTTTGGTTCATTTGATTTACAAATTGTAGAAGCTAATGGAAAGATTAACCCTAAAATGGCTGCTCCAAAAATCATATGGGGAGAATATAAAGATGGGCAGCTATCTATTCCTCTGGTCAAATTAGCCCTGCTAAAGCAGAAGGAGCAAGACTATGAGAATCAAATTAGAAATTACCTTCCTTCCAATGCTATTGCTTTATTAAATACCGCTTCGGGGTATCTACCCGTAGGAATTTATGAGCAAGAAAACGGTAGTCTTAAGTTAATGAATGAATTTATGGGCACCGAAAATATTATTTCAATGCCTAAAGCTAAACGAGCGTCCCCCTCGCTGCAAAAGGCAGAGGAAAAGTTTTTTGTGTTAGAAAATGCCTACCAGCAGCTTGTTTTTTCTAACCATGGGGGTTCCATTGTAGAAATTAATCTTCCTTTTCAAAGCGCTAAAAATCCGGCCAGTGTGGTAAAAGAAATTGAATATGATCGTGACATGGTTAAAAACCATCCTTCTAATGCTCATTTTCCTGCCCATGCTTATTATACTCCTGACAGAGCCTTGCATCAAAAAGGATCATTAGGCGGATATTATCCGCTTTTAAGACGCGATTTAGTAATAAAAGGGCAGAAAAAACCTACACGTCTACCACCACGCTTTTATGCAACTAATATTGTTTCAGAATATCCTGAATTTGCAGAGCTTATCTATGAAGTGAAGAAATTTGATAGCCATACAATTGTATTTGAGGCTAGCCAATCGCATCGAAAAATAACGAAAACATATACTTTAAGAAACGATGAGCAAACAGCCCCCTATACTTTTGACTTAACAATTGAGATAAAAGGAGACAGTCGCGGCTTATGGTTAACCTCAGGAGTTCCTGAGGTGGAATGGATATCTGGAAGTCCAGCACCTGCTTTAAAATATAGAATTACTCGTAACCATAAATCCTCGGTAGAAAATATTGACCTGCCTAAAGATGCCTTCACGGTAAGTTCTGTGTATGTAGATTGGATTGTGGATTCCAATGGCTTTTTTGGCATAATCCTTGATCCTTTATCTAAAATTGATGCAGGATACAGAGTACAGCAGGTTCCAGGAACGATAGCCCCTTCACGTTTGGTTCAATTGGACCAGCAGTATAATCGTTTTAAAGCAGCTAACATGCCCGGATACATGTCACTACTACCCCTTGCTAGTGACGGAGGCTCTATGAACTTCCGTATCTTCAGCGGCCCGTTTGCTGATAGTATTTTGAAAAAAGTGGATGCCATGTATAGTGATTCCACAACAGGATACAATCCTGACTACATTGCCTCTCAAACTTTTCATGGATGGTTTGCCTTTATCTCTGAACCATTTGCTAAGTTTTTGTTTATTTTGATGAAATTCTTTTATCGCCTCACAAGCTCATGGGCATTTTCAATTATTTTATTAACTATAGCATTACGGCTGATGATGTATCCCTTAAATGCATGGTCTACAAAATCCATGTTACGTATGCAGCAAATTGCTCCTGAAGTAACGGCTATTCAAGAAAAGTATAAAAAAGATCCTAAGAAAGCTCAGCTGGAAATTATGTCTTTATACAGAGAGCGAGGAGTTAACCCCATATCAGGTTGCTTTCCTTTACTGATACAGATGCCATTTCTTATTGGAATGTTCGATTTATTGAAATCCACTTTTGAATTACGGGGAGCTAGCTTTATTCCGGGATGGATTGATAATTTAACAGCCCCTGATGTGCTATTTAGTTGGAATACCCCTCTCTTTTTTATTGGAAATCAATTTCACTTACTTCCTATTCTTTTAGGCGGAGTGATGTTCATCCAACAACGCTATATGACTACAGGCCCTAAAGATCCTAGCCAGATGACAGAGCAACAAAGGCAGCAACGCTCGATGAGTACAATCATGACCGGAGTATTTGCCGTGATGTTTTATAATTTTCCTTCCGGGCTCAATCTTTATTGGCTATCCTCTATGCTACTAGGTATTTTACAGCAATGGTGGACTTCAAGGCAGCTTCAAAAAAAAGCCTTGCGTCCCCAAGTTATAGAAGTCGGCCAAAAAATTGTTAAAAAATAA